The Lewinellaceae bacterium genome includes a region encoding these proteins:
- a CDS encoding PQQ-dependent sugar dehydrogenase, which produces MNLCLLQNKGSEKLLSGCFFYSNQPLIYFYVFLFWLGGSHFSPLWGQPEISIETIATGFDSPVDIVNAGDERLFIVEQDGVIKIIDGDQQVLATPFLDIDPAVGSNGNEQGLLGLAFHPNYAANGYFYVYYTQNNGNTRVSRFSVDGSNPNIADPNSEFILLEATQPFSNHNGGSLKFGPDGYLYIGLGDGGSGGDPNGNGQNRLTFLGKILRIDINSGNPYSIPDTNPFAFEDSTLDEIWALGVRNPWRFTFDRVTGDMWIADVGQNNWEEIDFQPAGSPGGQNYGWRCYEGLVPYNNNPDQCPDVSQITMPIHVYSNDFTTGCSVTGGFVYRGEAFPELYGHYLFTDFCSGRIWSITPDGAGGWNDVELLNSTNNEFSSFGEDVAGELYLAGRTSGKIYSIVDVCSTFAVAGQVTNETCAGDSDGSISLSVENGTSPYNITWSNGSTLVNNSSLSSGTYNVTVLDNSGCERSETFEVTNGSPVAPVVGVVDNSLSVPDIYAEYQWLWNGNAISGANQPAYEAEISGNYSVEVTSAAGCIAVSEAVQIVVNTLDELQINNLTVSPNPFKDNIHVEVDAKRPGDYQLTVRDLNGKKLFESRESINLIFEKNISLKNLPAGVYLFSIERNGLEVTKKLTRQ; this is translated from the coding sequence ATGAACCTCTGTCTACTTCAAAATAAGGGAAGCGAAAAGCTGCTTTCCGGATGTTTCTTTTATTCAAATCAGCCACTTATTTATTTTTATGTGTTCCTGTTTTGGTTAGGGGGAAGTCATTTTAGTCCGCTTTGGGGCCAACCTGAAATCTCCATTGAAACCATTGCCACCGGGTTTGATTCTCCGGTAGATATTGTCAATGCGGGAGATGAACGGCTATTTATTGTAGAGCAGGATGGCGTGATCAAAATCATTGACGGAGATCAGCAGGTGCTGGCCACTCCTTTTCTCGATATAGATCCGGCGGTGGGATCTAATGGTAATGAGCAGGGATTACTCGGTTTGGCTTTTCATCCCAATTATGCAGCGAACGGATATTTTTATGTGTATTACACCCAAAACAATGGCAATACACGCGTCTCAAGGTTTTCGGTAGATGGATCCAATCCTAATATTGCCGATCCCAACAGTGAATTCATCCTCCTGGAAGCCACCCAGCCTTTTTCCAATCACAACGGAGGGTCGTTAAAATTCGGCCCCGACGGTTACTTGTATATCGGCCTAGGGGATGGAGGTTCGGGTGGAGACCCGAATGGCAATGGACAAAACAGGCTGACCTTTTTAGGGAAAATTTTGCGAATAGATATAAACAGCGGCAATCCTTACAGCATCCCGGACACCAATCCCTTTGCTTTTGAGGATTCTACCCTGGACGAAATATGGGCCTTGGGCGTTAGAAACCCCTGGCGTTTCACCTTTGACAGAGTTACGGGGGATATGTGGATCGCCGATGTAGGGCAAAATAATTGGGAAGAAATCGATTTTCAGCCGGCCGGTAGTCCGGGGGGACAAAATTACGGGTGGCGTTGTTACGAAGGCTTGGTTCCTTATAACAACAATCCTGATCAATGTCCGGATGTCAGCCAAATCACTATGCCTATTCATGTGTACAGCAATGATTTTACCACCGGCTGCTCAGTCACGGGCGGTTTCGTTTACAGGGGAGAAGCTTTTCCCGAGTTGTATGGCCATTATCTTTTTACCGATTTTTGTTCTGGAAGAATTTGGTCTATCACTCCGGATGGTGCCGGTGGATGGAACGACGTTGAGTTATTGAATTCCACCAACAATGAGTTCAGCAGTTTCGGAGAGGATGTTGCAGGCGAACTGTACCTTGCCGGTCGCACGAGTGGAAAAATTTATAGCATTGTAGATGTTTGTTCCACTTTTGCCGTGGCGGGACAGGTAACCAACGAAACCTGTGCAGGAGATAGCGATGGCAGCATTAGTTTATCGGTGGAAAACGGGACTTCCCCTTACAATATTACCTGGTCGAATGGATCTACCTTAGTGAATAATTCAAGCTTATCCAGTGGAACGTATAACGTGACTGTTCTGGACAATAGCGGCTGCGAACGTTCCGAGACTTTTGAGGTTACCAATGGCTCACCCGTTGCGCCAGTTGTCGGAGTGGTCGACAATAGTCTGAGTGTTCCGGATATTTATGCTGAATATCAATGGTTGTGGAACGGCAACGCCATTTCAGGGGCCAATCAACCAGCTTATGAGGCTGAAATCAGCGGAAATTATAGCGTTGAAGTCACCTCGGCAGCAGGTTGCATCGCTGTTTCAGAAGCGGTTCAGATCGTGGTGAATACACTGGATGAACTGCAAATCAATAACTTAACAGTGAGTCCCAATCCTTTTAAGGACAACATTCATGTGGAGGTTGATGCCAAAAGACCGGGTGACTATCAATTGACAGTCCGGGATTTAAATGGTAAAAAACTATTTGAAAGTCGCGAAAGCATAAATCTTATTTTTGAAAAAAACATTTCCCTCAAAAATCTTCCGGCAGGTGTCTACCTCTTTTCCATTGAGCGAAACGGGCTGGAGGTTACTAAAAAATTAACCAGACAATAA
- a CDS encoding DUF547 domain-containing protein, which translates to MSCSQANPSPVTSDADNGEVSQHNDTASIAVIPVDKQEPEIQQKNSPDQVVIKIPSPQVSPEKKEAKELPQKDKTNKEPEATIIEVPDQPKPAEDPELTTGTTPSEIEKLPVAEVKKLSHDAWNELLQKYVTATGKVNYSGLKADNAKLQSYLDLLAANPVQSSWTRNEKMAYWINAYNAFTIKLIVDHYPVSSITKIEGGKPWDKKWIKLGDKTYSLNQIENEILRPQFGDSRIHFAVNCAAKSCPPLLNRAWTADNLEQNFEAQAVKFVNNPQFNVIAEKKIQLSKIFEWYAGDFGDIVSYLNKYSKLKINANAKVTYLEYDWALNE; encoded by the coding sequence ATGTCTTGCAGTCAGGCAAATCCCTCCCCGGTAACATCCGATGCTGATAATGGGGAAGTGTCGCAGCACAATGATACGGCATCCATTGCAGTGATTCCCGTGGATAAACAGGAGCCTGAAATCCAGCAAAAAAACAGTCCTGATCAGGTTGTCATAAAAATACCATCTCCCCAAGTCTCCCCCGAAAAAAAAGAAGCAAAGGAGTTGCCCCAAAAGGATAAAACGAATAAGGAGCCTGAAGCCACGATTATCGAAGTCCCGGATCAACCCAAACCGGCTGAAGATCCCGAATTGACAACAGGAACAACACCCTCAGAAATAGAAAAGCTCCCGGTCGCAGAAGTAAAAAAACTATCTCACGACGCGTGGAATGAATTGCTCCAGAAATATGTGACGGCAACCGGCAAAGTCAATTATTCAGGATTAAAAGCCGATAATGCCAAACTGCAATCCTACCTGGATCTCCTGGCTGCCAACCCTGTGCAAAGTTCCTGGACCCGCAATGAAAAAATGGCCTACTGGATCAATGCTTACAATGCTTTTACCATCAAGTTAATCGTCGACCATTACCCGGTTTCGAGTATTACAAAAATAGAAGGAGGCAAACCCTGGGATAAAAAATGGATAAAACTCGGAGACAAAACCTACTCGTTGAATCAAATTGAAAACGAGATCCTGAGACCCCAATTTGGAGATTCGCGCATCCATTTTGCAGTAAACTGTGCCGCAAAATCCTGTCCTCCTTTGCTCAATCGCGCCTGGACAGCGGATAACCTGGAACAAAATTTTGAAGCCCAGGCCGTTAAGTTCGTCAACAATCCACAATTCAATGTCATCGCCGAAAAAAAGATTCAGCTCTCAAAAATATTTGAATGGTACGCCGGCGATTTTGGAGATATAGTCAGTTATCTGAATAAATATTCCAAATTGAAAATCAATGCCAATGCAAAGGTAACCTACCTGGAATATGACTGGGCGTTGAATGAGTGA